Proteins encoded in a region of the Microcoleus sp. bin38.metabat.b11b12b14.051 genome:
- a CDS encoding SpoIIE family protein phosphatase, whose translation MVSQQRAIVRTKAKFRLRSILVIPFVLQIVAAVGWVGYLSYRNGEKTVNELANQLGRSVSARVNERVQNYLEAPPLVNQINQDSLPLGVLDFEDLQRSRPYLWQQVLRFNSIGYAGIANEKGQYLRIGWVNRLAGAEQPQLAQQLIPGGGDLLYYNIDSDGNPIELERSQPNYDVRTRPFYKVVVEKKQAAWSDVYINFGYGTLQINASQPYYDGAGKLIGVLTCQMGLDQIRGFLQTLNVGNSGQVFIIEPNGDLIASSLKNQPLSLGEGQNRKRLKTQDNSNSLMRKSVVYLLDRFHSLQDIQETAELNFLLDGQRQFLQASPLTDKYGLNWLIVVVVPESDFMGQIYANNRNTILLCIAALIASVGVGILTASKIARRILEIARASENLVGGALKQKVASSRIFEVQILANSFNIMAGQLKEAFETLEDKVKERTSELATANQEIAALNKRLKAENRRMSSELGMLRQMQQLILPKQSELAAIADLDIAGFMEPAEEVGGDYYDVLSTEGIVTIAIGDVTGHGLESGILMVMAQTAVRTLQEMQESDPVRFLDTLNRTIYKNIQRMNSDKNLTLALLNYADGRISISGQHEETLVVIKDGKIERIDTIDLGFPIGLDEEIAGFIAHVLVKLEPGDGVVLYTDGITEATNSSKKFYGIERLCEIISVNWHHSAEEIKQAAINDLRNFIGEQKVFDDITLVVLKQQGDVSHNGSVSSRLP comes from the coding sequence ATGGTTTCTCAACAACGCGCGATCGTCCGCACCAAGGCAAAATTCCGTCTCCGCAGCATCCTGGTAATTCCCTTTGTGTTGCAAATTGTCGCTGCTGTTGGCTGGGTGGGCTATCTCTCTTACAGAAACGGAGAGAAAACAGTCAACGAGCTGGCAAATCAGTTGGGACGCTCCGTCAGTGCTAGAGTTAACGAGCGCGTCCAAAACTACTTAGAAGCTCCGCCGCTAGTCAATCAAATCAATCAGGATTCTTTACCGCTAGGAGTGTTGGACTTCGAGGATTTACAGCGCTCTCGACCGTATCTCTGGCAACAAGTTCTGCGTTTTAATTCGATCGGCTACGCGGGAATTGCTAATGAAAAAGGTCAGTACCTGCGAATTGGTTGGGTGAACCGACTGGCGGGAGCTGAGCAACCTCAGCTTGCTCAGCAACTAATTCCCGGGGGTGGCGACTTGCTCTATTACAACATTGACAGTGATGGAAACCCGATCGAACTTGAGAGGTCTCAGCCTAATTATGACGTTCGCACCCGCCCCTTTTACAAGGTTGTTGTTGAGAAAAAACAGGCAGCTTGGAGCGACGTTTACATTAATTTTGGCTACGGTACGCTGCAAATTAATGCCAGTCAGCCTTATTATGATGGCGCAGGGAAACTGATTGGCGTGCTGACTTGTCAGATGGGGCTCGATCAAATTCGCGGTTTCCTGCAAACCTTAAACGTCGGTAATTCCGGTCAAGTATTTATCATTGAGCCGAATGGCGACTTAATCGCCAGTTCGTTAAAAAATCAGCCTCTGTCGCTGGGAGAAGGGCAAAACAGAAAGCGACTCAAAACCCAGGACAACAGCAACTCGTTGATGCGAAAAAGTGTGGTTTATTTGCTCGATCGCTTCCACAGTTTGCAAGACATTCAAGAAACTGCTGAACTTAATTTTCTGCTCGACGGTCAGCGGCAATTTCTCCAAGCTTCTCCGCTAACTGACAAATACGGTCTCAACTGGCTGATTGTAGTTGTGGTTCCCGAATCCGACTTTATGGGGCAAATTTATGCTAACAATCGTAACACCATATTGCTCTGTATTGCTGCTTTAATTGCCTCGGTTGGAGTGGGAATTCTCACCGCTAGCAAGATTGCTCGCCGGATTTTGGAAATTGCTCGAGCTTCAGAAAATCTCGTAGGTGGCGCTCTCAAGCAGAAAGTTGCTTCTAGCAGAATTTTTGAAGTTCAGATATTAGCTAATTCCTTCAACATCATGGCGGGACAACTAAAAGAAGCCTTTGAAACTCTCGAAGATAAAGTTAAAGAACGCACCTCGGAACTCGCTACAGCCAATCAAGAAATTGCTGCTCTGAACAAGCGGCTGAAAGCAGAAAATCGGCGCATGAGCTCCGAACTCGGTATGCTCAGACAAATGCAGCAGTTGATTCTGCCCAAACAATCAGAACTCGCAGCAATTGCCGACTTGGATATTGCCGGATTCATGGAACCAGCCGAGGAAGTTGGCGGCGATTACTATGACGTACTTTCCACTGAGGGTATTGTAACGATTGCGATCGGCGATGTCACCGGACACGGACTAGAAAGTGGGATTTTGATGGTGATGGCTCAAACTGCCGTCCGCACTCTTCAAGAAATGCAAGAATCAGATCCGGTACGCTTTTTAGATACTCTCAACCGCACTATATACAAAAACATTCAGCGCATGAATTCGGATAAAAACCTGACGCTGGCTCTCCTCAACTACGCCGACGGCAGAATTAGCATTAGCGGCCAGCACGAGGAAACTCTCGTCGTCATAAAAGACGGTAAAATTGAACGAATTGATACAATAGATTTAGGATTTCCCATCGGTTTAGATGAAGAAATTGCTGGTTTTATAGCCCATGTTTTAGTAAAGTTAGAACCGGGGGACGGGGTGGTGCTGTACACTGACGGGATAACGGAAGCAACAAATAGTAGCAAAAAATTTTACGGGATCGAAAGGCTTTGTGAAATAATTTCTGTGAATTGGCACCACAGTGCGGAAGAAATTAAGCAAGCAGCAATTAATGATTTACGGAATTTTATTGGTGAACAAAAAGTATTTGATGATATTACTTTGGTAGTATTAAAGCAACAGGGCGACGTTTCGCATAATGGGAGCGTCTCCAGTCGATTACCATAA